One window from the genome of Salvia splendens isolate huo1 chromosome 9, SspV2, whole genome shotgun sequence encodes:
- the LOC121749227 gene encoding uncharacterized protein LOC121749227, which yields MALQHGRSLSFPSSSHPAVSQFDESLSRLRSSEATCSSLSSFNARINGLRNLYESIDDLLLLSHIQQTVSEESVDDFIRLLDACSSVRDLISLAKQDIRDLLSAVRRKDVQGVNTYLASRKKSKKMIQKCLKNLRRSASATSENASMLKDAESVAISMLESLLSYVLGHESKRSFVSKLMHSKKVSDAENEFNKVESFLQLNQEIELVNHIKEMDSDIQVVEEDLESIFRQLIKTRVSLLNILNN from the coding sequence atgGCTCTTCAACACGGCCGCTCTCTTAGTTTCCCATCTTCATCACATCCTGCTGTTTCACAGTTCGATGAAAGCTTATCCAGATTGAGATCTTCAGAAGCTACTTGTTCATCGCTCTCATCATTCAACGCCAGAATAAATGGCCTAAGAAACTTGTATGAGAGCATTGATGATTTGCTTCTTTTGTCTCACATTCAGCAGACCGTGTCTGAGGAGAGTGTTGACGATTTCATCCGGCTATTGGATGCTTGCAGCTCAGTTAGAGATCTTATCTCACTTGCAAAGCAAGACATCAGAGATCTTCTATCGGCTGTAAGGAGAAAGGATGTTCAAGGCGTCAACACCTACCTTGCTTCTAGAAAGAAATCAAAGAAAATGATCCAAAAGTGTTTGAAGAACTTGAGACGTAGCGCCTCAGCCACTTCTGAGAATGCTTCCATGTTGAAAGACGCAGAGTCTGTTGCCATTTCCATGCTCGAGTCTCTGCTTTCTTACGTGTTGGGGCACGAAAGCAAGAGGTCCTTTGTGTCAAAGCTGATGCACTCCAAGAAAGTATCAGATGCCGAGAATGAGTTCAACAAGGTGGAATCATTCTTGCAACTGAACCAAGAAATCGAGCTCGTGAATCACATAAAAGAGATGGATTCAGACATTCAAGTTGTTGAAGAAGATCTCGAGTCAATCTTCAGACAGTTGATCAAAACCAGAGTTTCCCTCCTCAACATTCTCAACAACTAG